In one Aricia agestis chromosome 5, ilAriAges1.1, whole genome shotgun sequence genomic region, the following are encoded:
- the LOC121727070 gene encoding uncharacterized protein LOC121727070: protein MWRNLFLLIFVFLQVLDCNSALRRGDRGVCVRKGRLACCAKWKYVGGSCLPVCTFGCGEGRCIGPELCECDKPLTYRNKKCEQPKCNLKYCINPNCSYNDEHKMDCNCSDGYEYMGDYSCIPKCTGGCANGECVAPDECSCSEGYRSVSSLECAPICHNCENGECTAPHTCSCKDGYTKRDDRCQPVCHDCEHGECVAPDTCRCHDGYQNDGDGKCKPICHNCDNGDCIAPRDCRCREGYEKGDDTCSPICFNCTNGECVSPGVCECRTGYERVSDECVPHCESCVNGYCSAPGMCTCDKGYQKDEEGACKPFCSKECVNATCVGPDVCECLDGYIKSNEFMCKPKCACDNGKCIESNGASICMCNEGYNMKNGLCVPVCSKECVNGVCTKPDTCVCEEGYSSNSTHSWICTKPCVPCDHGVCNTHGECVCYPGYEYTNDSCTPMIVNCDACESFCNDTGCWCNDSRRCDKPIKAGIDSEPTSTGLAGLQILWLGGAIGAIVLVTTVIFIFRHMWKRQQELRSKEIGADTYPYGSVAYTVPGTLQNATTAVSVPNLYSEDNDDEVEEAYEEEDEKAAENGLLPANDLDNDVICTKRSIFTKLVSETQWRYITTTYQGRWCLRRPCIKTRQSLVQHETMVQKTVVQIKKFCCDGYMTNATSLRLQCDPVCVPSCESGYCSQPGVCTCNEGYVPSPESNRKCNPICSKNCEHGTCVEPEKCMCDFGYHSVNEICVPICNNPCIYGICVAPDRCECLPGYINNGTETCYPYCSNDCPHGTCVSPENCVCDEGWHKKEPDALCEPICTQDCGHGTCVAPDTCECFEHYIKSENGTCVPFCTSGCPHGSCVGPENCTCDNGWLKTEPDGVCEPVCENGCEHGTCVSPNECQCSPYYNKSDDGLCVPYCSSGCPHGSCVAPEICECDEGWSINGIECKPVCDPACGNGTCMATNICLCYPGYDNTTDTNSSFQANDVCMPKCHNCDGKCVAPDQCVCDSPLVAVSVALDGTPCDCFEYCWDGTKLCDRTICVEGSTTTDITDYSEDFSSTYNIDVTFGDDVATGLSDLDDESTESFTNDTTNVASMTISQHIGIPEWIYIIAAVALISIIALVILVVKRKAISSYFDKGDYHVKGNKEEETNETLSKEGVQYSDLLKNKTTV from the exons ATGTGGCGAAATctgtttttgttaatttttgtgTTCCTCCAAGTTTTGGACTGCAATAGTGCACTGAGACGGGGGGACAGAGGTGTCTGTGTCAG GAAGGGAAGG CTAGCTTGCTGCGCTAAATGGAAATATGTCGGCGGAAGCTGCTTGCCTGTGTGTACTTTTGGATGTGGGGAAGGAAGGTGCATCGGACCAGAACTGTGTGAATGTGATAAACCCCTGACGTACAGGAACAAAAAATGTGAGCAACCGAagtgtaatttaaaatactgcATAAATCCAAACTGTAGTTACAACGACGAACACAAAATGGACTGCAATTGTAGCGACGGCTACGAATACATGGGGGACTACAGCTGTATTCCAAAATGTACGGGGGGCTGCGCGAATGGGGAATGCGTGGCTCCTGACGAGTGCTCATGCTCGGAAGGCTACAGGAGCGTCAGCTCTTTGGAGTGCGCGCCAATATGCCATAACTGCGAGAACGGGGAGTGCACTGCTCCTCACACGTGCTCCTGTAAAGACGGATATACGAAACGAGATGATAGATGTCAACCAGTCTGCCATGATTGTGAACACGGAGAATGCGTCGCTCCTGACACGTGTAGATGTCACGACGGATACCAAAACGATGGAGACGGCAAGTGCAAGCCCATTTGCCATAATTGTGATAACGGAGACTGCATAGCCCCTCGCGATTGCCGATGTAGAGAGGGGTATGAAAAAGGAGACGACACATGCAGCCCGATTTGCTTCAATTGCACGAACGGTGAATGTGTTTCGCCAGGCGTGTGTGAATGTAGGACAGGGTACGAGCGAGTTAGCGACGAATGTGTCCCACACTGCGAATCTTGCGTAAACGGGTATTGCTCGGCTCCTGGTATGTGCACATGCGATAAAGGTTACCAGAAGGACGAGGAAGGAGCTTGCAAGCCATTCTGTAGTAAAGAATGCGTCAATGCGACCTGCGTGGGGCCAGACGTATGCGAATGCTTGGATGGATACATCAAGTCGAATGAATTCATGTGCAAGCCAAAATGCGCCTGCGATAATGGGAAGTGCATAGAATCTAACGGTGCGTCGATATGTATGTGCAACGAGGGGTATAACATGAAGAACGGGTTGTGTGTTCCTGTTTGCAGCAAGGAGTGTGTCAACGGGGTCTGCACCAAGCCGGACACTTGCGTCTGCGAGGAAGGTTACTCGAGCAACTCGACACACTCCTGGATCTGCACTAAACCATGTGTTCCCTGCGACCACGGGGTGTGTAATACCCATGGCGAGTGTGTCTGCTACCCGGGTTACGAGTACACTAACGATAGCTGCACACCAATGAT AGTAAACTGCGACGCCTGCGAGAGCTTTTGCAACGACACGGGGTGTTGGTGTAACGACAGCCGCCGATGTGACAAGCCGATAAAGGCCGGGATCGATTCTGAGCCCACATCCACTGG GCTAGCTGGTTTGCAGATCCTGTGGCTAGGGGGAGCCATAGGCGCGATAGTGCTGGTGACGACCGTCATCTTCATCTTCAGACACATGTGGAAGAGGCAGCAGGAGTTGCGCTCCAAGGAAATTGGCGCTG ATACATACCCGTATGGAAGCGTGGCGTACACCGTGCCGGGCACTCTGCAGAACGCCACGACAGCAGTGAGCGTCCCCAACCTCTACAGCGAAGATAACGATGACGAAGTCGAAGAAGCATACGAAGAAGAAGACGAAAAAGCCGCCGAAAACGGACTTCTACCCGCCAACGATTTAGATAACgatgtg ATATGTACGAAAAGATCAAT ATTTACTAAGCTCGTGTCGGAGACACAATGGCGCTACATTACTACGACTTACCAAGGCCGATGGTGTTTACGCAGACCGTGCATTAAGACCAGGCAGAGTCTTGTGCAACATGAGACGATGGTGCAG AAAACTGtagtacaaattaaaaaattctgCTGTGATGGTTACATGACAAACGCAACGAGTTTAAG GTTGCAGTGTGATCCAGTATGTGTTCCGAGCTGTGAAAGCGGTTACTGCTCCCAGCCAGGTGTGTGCACATGCAACGAAGGATATGTTCCTAGTCCAGAATCCAATCGCAAATGTAATCCAATCTGTTCAAAAAATTGCGAGCATGGTACTTGCGTGGAGCCTGAAAAATGCATGTGTGATTTCGGCTATCATTCTGTGAACGAAATATGCGTTCCAATATGTAACAATCCTTGCATTTACGGAATATGCGTCGCTCCTGACAGATGTGAGTGCCTGCCTGGATACATAAATAATGGGACCGAAACGTGTTATCCGTACTGTTCCAATGATTGTCCTCACGGCACCTGCGTCAGTCCAGAAAATTGTGTGTGCGATGAGGGATGGCACAAGAAGGAACCGGATGCTCTTTGCGAACCGATATGCACCCAAGACTGCGGGCACGGAACATGTGTCGCTCCGGACACCTGTGAGTGTTTCGAACATTATATCAAATCCGAAAATGGAACTTGTGTACCGTTCTGCACGTCAGGATGCCCTCACGGTTCCTGTGTTGGTCCAGAAAACTGTACCTGCGATAACGGCTGGCTTAAAACTGAACCAGATGGCGTCTGTGAACCTGTATGCGAAAATGGTTGCGAGCATGGCACTTGTGTAAGCCCGAACGAATGTCAGTGTTCTCCCTATTATAATAAATCCGACGACGGTTTATGTGTACCGTATTGCTCATCGGGTTGTCCTCATGGTTCTTGTGTAGCACCAGAAATTTGCGAATGTGATGAAGGATGGTCCATAAATGGCATAGAGTGTAAGCCAGTCTGCGATCCAGCATGTGGAAACGGAACATGCATGGCTACTAATATATGTCTGTGTTATCCGGGCTACGATAATACAACAGATACTAATAGTTCATTCCAAGCTAACGATGTATGCATGCCGAAGTGTCATAACTGCGATGGAAAATGCGTGGCTCCTGATCAATGCGTTTGTGATTCACCATTAGTTGCTGTAAGCGTGGCACTCGATGGAACACCATGTGATTGTTTTGAGTATTGCTGGGATGGCACTAAATTGTGTGATCGCACGATATGCGTTGAAGGCTCCACGACGACTGATATAACTGACTATAGTGAAGATTTTTCATCTACATACAATATTGACGTCACATTTGGAGATGATGTTGCTACAGGTTTAAGTGATTTGGATGATGAGAGCACAGAAAGCTTTACAAATGATACCACTAATGTGGCTAGCATGACAATTTCACAGCACATAGG TATACCTGAGTGGATATATATCATAGCAGCTGTTGCACTTATAAGTATAATAGCTTTAGTTATACTTGTCGTGAAAAGAAAAGCAATCAGTAGCTACTTTGACAAAGGCGATTATCATGTTAAAG ggAACAAGGAAGAGGAGACAAATGAAACATTGTCTAAAGAAGGAGTACAGTATTCTGatctattaaaaaataaaacgacgGTGTAA
- the LOC121727458 gene encoding uncharacterized protein LOC121727458 isoform X1 yields MRMYLLLCALLVAPALAEPQYIKNGVKGGYGGSYVYNPGAKLPDFYGNSSHNQYGSSGYGSSGYGSSGYDMRNYTSGAYNQTTINYEVGVCYIEVPTASLAKNPAHVPAGNGSRPDLSRVRSCCKGYIRNIHNYQICDPVCTEECVNALCTAPETCTCFPDHVKNLGGFCIPTCPIGCQNGYCSGGECLCKDGYKYDVNGKFCVPNCRENCGGYGNCTAPNVCSCKEGYRPTPEGGCRPASQGQNPNIISPPYNPSHHQNPLGPGSQIVTPNPMHNYPSSPKYPGQYSPGNPGQPGYRNPGQHDSNSPGQRYPGYPYPDQSNTNSLYPNLPSSPYNNSYPLSNSTYPQGTTNSSNPYSNRPNYPGQNPTQPGQPGSNYPYYPSQPGSNNPYPGQSNYPAYPSQPGQVNSSYPGQPWSNNPAYPGSQGSTYNRGQETYSGQQEANQSGYHKQSGYQGQSEYQGQYDYDRSGYQGQASQGQTNQGQHGYYSQSGHHEQSGYNGSLFGYQEQSGNHSQSSYNLHKEAERGDVEPYLPGSQMYGETQQTAQLGDIYQCSEECINGVCINGNKCQCNPGYVLDRSDPTERKCVPYCAGGCTNGVCSAPNFCICNVGYYKDRSVKGRSSACVKRIRRSVDSKSLADLLIFEIPDDE; encoded by the exons TGAGAATGTATTTACTACTGTGTGCCCTGCTGGTGGCACCCGCCCTGGCTGAGCCGCAGTACATAAAGAACGGTGTGAAGGGAGGCTACGGGGGTTCCTACGTCTACAACCCAGGGGCGAAGCTACCtga TTTCTATGGGAATTCAAGTCACAATCAGTATGGGAGTTCGGGTTATGGGAGCTCAGGGTATGGGAGTTCGGGCTATGACATGCGCAACTACACCAGCGGCGCATACAACCAGACCACCATCAACTACGAAGTCGGCGTCTGCTATATAGAAGTTCC aACAGCATCTTTGGCTAAAAATCCTGCCCATGTCCCTGCTGGCAACGGC TCAAGGCCAGACCTGAGCCGCGTGCGGTCCTGCTGCAAGGGCTACATAAGGAACATCCACAACTACCAGATCTGCGACCCGGTCTGCACGGAGGAGTGTGTGAACGCTCTATGCACGGCTCCGGAGACCTGCACCTGCTTCCCCGACCACGTGAAGAATCTCGGTGGCTTCTGTATTCCCACCTGCCCCATCGGCTGCCAGAATGGATACTGCAGCGGGGGCGAGTGCCTCTGCAAGGATGGATACAAGTATGACGTGAACGGAAAGTTCTGCGTACCGAACTGTAGGGAAAACTGCGGTGGATATG ggAACTGCACAGCACCCAATGTCTGCTCATGCAAAGAGGGCTACCGGCCAACTCCAGAAGGTGGTTGCAGGCCAGCTTCACAAGGACAAAATCCTAATATTATATCTCCACCTTATAACCCCTCGCACCATCAGAACCCATTGGGCCCAGGCAGTCAGATAGTTACTCCTAACCCTATGCACAATTATCCTAGCTCTCCAAAATATCCAGGACAGTACAGCCCGGGTAATCCCGGACAGCCTGGGTATAGAAATCCAGGCCAGCACGATTCAAATAGCCCGGGACAACGATACCCAGGCTACCCTTACCCCGACCAATCTAACACTAATTCTTTGTATCCAAATTTGCCTTCCTCGCCATATAACAATAGTTATCCGCTCAGTAATAGCACTTATCCACAGGGCACCACTAACTCATCTAATCCGTACTCAAACCGTCCTAATTACCCAGGACAAAACCCGACCCAACCCGGCCAACCTGGATCTAATTATCCTTACTATCCCAGCCAGCCTGGTTCAAACAATCCTTACCCGGGACAATCAAACTATCCGGCGTATCCCAGCCAACCTGGTCAAGTAAACAGCTCATACCCTGGTCAACCATGGTCCAACAATCCAGCATATCCAGGATCGCAGGGATCGACGTATAATCGTGGCCAGGAAACTTATTCCGGTCAGCAGGAAGCCAACCAATCAGGGTATCACAAACAATCTGGATATCAAGGCCAATCTGAGTACCAAGGACAATACGACTACGATCGTTCGGGCTACCAGGGGCAGGCTAGTCAAGGGCAGACCAATCAAGGGCAGCATGGGTACTACAGCCAGTCTGGACATCACGAGCAATCTGGATACAACGGCAGTCTATTCGGGTATCAAGAGCAATCGGGAAATCATTCCCAATCCAGTTACAACCTCCACAAGGAGGCAGAGCGCGGAGACGTCGAACCGTACCTCCCTGGTAGTCAAATGTACGGAGAAACGCAACAAACTGCCCAATTAGGCGACATCTACCAGTGCTCGGAGGAGTGCATCAATGGTGTTTGCATCAACGGCAACAAATGTCAGTGCAATCCAGGCTATGTACTGGATAGAAGCGATCCTACGGAAAGAAA GTGTGTCCCATACTGTGCTGGTGGTTGCACTAACGGGGTATGTTCAGCGCCCAACTTCTGCATCTGCAACGTCGGCTACTACAAAGACCGCAGCGTCAAAGGCCGGTCCTCAGCTTGTGTTAAGAGAATAAGACGCTCCGTCGACTCTAAATCTCTAGCAGATTTGCTTATTTTCGAAATACCTGATGATGAATAG
- the LOC121727458 gene encoding uncharacterized protein LOC121727458 isoform X2: protein MYLLLCALLVAPALAEPQYIKNGVKGGYGGSYVYNPGAKLPDFYGNSSHNQYGSSGYGSSGYGSSGYDMRNYTSGAYNQTTINYEVGVCYIEVPTASLAKNPAHVPAGNGSRPDLSRVRSCCKGYIRNIHNYQICDPVCTEECVNALCTAPETCTCFPDHVKNLGGFCIPTCPIGCQNGYCSGGECLCKDGYKYDVNGKFCVPNCRENCGGYGNCTAPNVCSCKEGYRPTPEGGCRPASQGQNPNIISPPYNPSHHQNPLGPGSQIVTPNPMHNYPSSPKYPGQYSPGNPGQPGYRNPGQHDSNSPGQRYPGYPYPDQSNTNSLYPNLPSSPYNNSYPLSNSTYPQGTTNSSNPYSNRPNYPGQNPTQPGQPGSNYPYYPSQPGSNNPYPGQSNYPAYPSQPGQVNSSYPGQPWSNNPAYPGSQGSTYNRGQETYSGQQEANQSGYHKQSGYQGQSEYQGQYDYDRSGYQGQASQGQTNQGQHGYYSQSGHHEQSGYNGSLFGYQEQSGNHSQSSYNLHKEAERGDVEPYLPGSQMYGETQQTAQLGDIYQCSEECINGVCINGNKCQCNPGYVLDRSDPTERKCVPYCAGGCTNGVCSAPNFCICNVGYYKDRSVKGRSSACVKRIRRSVDSKSLADLLIFEIPDDE, encoded by the exons ATGTATTTACTACTGTGTGCCCTGCTGGTGGCACCCGCCCTGGCTGAGCCGCAGTACATAAAGAACGGTGTGAAGGGAGGCTACGGGGGTTCCTACGTCTACAACCCAGGGGCGAAGCTACCtga TTTCTATGGGAATTCAAGTCACAATCAGTATGGGAGTTCGGGTTATGGGAGCTCAGGGTATGGGAGTTCGGGCTATGACATGCGCAACTACACCAGCGGCGCATACAACCAGACCACCATCAACTACGAAGTCGGCGTCTGCTATATAGAAGTTCC aACAGCATCTTTGGCTAAAAATCCTGCCCATGTCCCTGCTGGCAACGGC TCAAGGCCAGACCTGAGCCGCGTGCGGTCCTGCTGCAAGGGCTACATAAGGAACATCCACAACTACCAGATCTGCGACCCGGTCTGCACGGAGGAGTGTGTGAACGCTCTATGCACGGCTCCGGAGACCTGCACCTGCTTCCCCGACCACGTGAAGAATCTCGGTGGCTTCTGTATTCCCACCTGCCCCATCGGCTGCCAGAATGGATACTGCAGCGGGGGCGAGTGCCTCTGCAAGGATGGATACAAGTATGACGTGAACGGAAAGTTCTGCGTACCGAACTGTAGGGAAAACTGCGGTGGATATG ggAACTGCACAGCACCCAATGTCTGCTCATGCAAAGAGGGCTACCGGCCAACTCCAGAAGGTGGTTGCAGGCCAGCTTCACAAGGACAAAATCCTAATATTATATCTCCACCTTATAACCCCTCGCACCATCAGAACCCATTGGGCCCAGGCAGTCAGATAGTTACTCCTAACCCTATGCACAATTATCCTAGCTCTCCAAAATATCCAGGACAGTACAGCCCGGGTAATCCCGGACAGCCTGGGTATAGAAATCCAGGCCAGCACGATTCAAATAGCCCGGGACAACGATACCCAGGCTACCCTTACCCCGACCAATCTAACACTAATTCTTTGTATCCAAATTTGCCTTCCTCGCCATATAACAATAGTTATCCGCTCAGTAATAGCACTTATCCACAGGGCACCACTAACTCATCTAATCCGTACTCAAACCGTCCTAATTACCCAGGACAAAACCCGACCCAACCCGGCCAACCTGGATCTAATTATCCTTACTATCCCAGCCAGCCTGGTTCAAACAATCCTTACCCGGGACAATCAAACTATCCGGCGTATCCCAGCCAACCTGGTCAAGTAAACAGCTCATACCCTGGTCAACCATGGTCCAACAATCCAGCATATCCAGGATCGCAGGGATCGACGTATAATCGTGGCCAGGAAACTTATTCCGGTCAGCAGGAAGCCAACCAATCAGGGTATCACAAACAATCTGGATATCAAGGCCAATCTGAGTACCAAGGACAATACGACTACGATCGTTCGGGCTACCAGGGGCAGGCTAGTCAAGGGCAGACCAATCAAGGGCAGCATGGGTACTACAGCCAGTCTGGACATCACGAGCAATCTGGATACAACGGCAGTCTATTCGGGTATCAAGAGCAATCGGGAAATCATTCCCAATCCAGTTACAACCTCCACAAGGAGGCAGAGCGCGGAGACGTCGAACCGTACCTCCCTGGTAGTCAAATGTACGGAGAAACGCAACAAACTGCCCAATTAGGCGACATCTACCAGTGCTCGGAGGAGTGCATCAATGGTGTTTGCATCAACGGCAACAAATGTCAGTGCAATCCAGGCTATGTACTGGATAGAAGCGATCCTACGGAAAGAAA GTGTGTCCCATACTGTGCTGGTGGTTGCACTAACGGGGTATGTTCAGCGCCCAACTTCTGCATCTGCAACGTCGGCTACTACAAAGACCGCAGCGTCAAAGGCCGGTCCTCAGCTTGTGTTAAGAGAATAAGACGCTCCGTCGACTCTAAATCTCTAGCAGATTTGCTTATTTTCGAAATACCTGATGATGAATAG